A region of the Candidatus Bathyarchaeum sp. genome:
ATTTTTTTGTAAAGAAACAGTTAGCAGTGCCTTGTTTGGCAGACAAAAATTACTTGCATGGAGGTTTGGTATGTTTTTTCATTTGTTGTTAACGACTAATTGTGACTTGCAATGCAAATACTGCTACGGCAAATCATGTGACGACATAGATGCAGAATTTGATTTTGCAGTAGATTATGATGTTCCAGCCGAAATTAACTATGACATCAACCAGTTAACAAAGTTCATGGAAAAAGACCCCCAAACAGTTCTGATTTTTTATGGAGGTGAACCAATGCTGTGCCTTAACCAAATGAAAAAGATAATGGATAAGGTTCCTGCCAAGCAGTTTAACATTCAAACAAACGGTTTACACCTCAACAAGCTTGAACCAGATTACCTGAACAGGTTAACTACCATTTTTGTTTCCTTGGATGGAACCGAACAGCTCACAGATTATTACAGGGGAAAAGGCGTCTACAAAAAAGTAATCAACAACATCAAAACCAGCAGAAACAACGGGTTTGAAGGTGAAATAATCGCCCGAATGACTCTCATGGAACAAACAGACATCTACGAAAACGTCCGATGGCTGTTAAGTAATCCTGATTACTCCTTTAGTTCAGTTCATTGGCAGCTTGATGCAGGGTTTTGGAAAAACGATTTCGCCAAACGAAACTTCAAAGAATGGACCCAAACCAGCTACAACCCCCAACTAAGAAAACTGACAGAATTCTGGGTGGACACCATGGAAACCCAAGGAAAAGTTTTGCGGCTTTATCCCCTTCTGGGAGTGATGCATTCCCTTCTGGTTAACGAAAACAGCCTGTTAAGGTGTGGCTCGGGATGGAGCAACTACAGCATACAAACCGACGGACACATCATACCCTGCCCCGCCATGAGCGGAATGAAAGACTACTACATAGGACATATCAAAGACTCTCATCCATTGCAACTAAAACAGATCTATGTAACTCAACCCTGCACCGATTGTGAAATCTATGAAAAATGCGGGGGACGATGTTTGTATTCGAACATAACAAAACAATGGAGTAACGAAGCATACGCTTTAGTTTGTGACACAGTAAAGAACCATATTGAAGCACTAAAGGAATCATTGCCACGAGTTCAACAATTAATTACAGACAAAACAATTAGGCTCTCTGATTTTAACTATCCGAAATATGATAGCTGTGAAATAATACCTTAAAATTAAAAAAGCAGTTAGAGGATGCAAAAGTTTAATCGTTAAAAACTACAAATTTAATATAGGAAAATAAAATGAGTCAACAACCAGAATATTCACGTTCACCTGCACCCTTTGTTACGTTCATTATAATTTCTTTGATTTTTGTGGCATTAGCAGTTCTTAATTATCCAGACCCAACTGCTTACTTGTTTGGGTTACTAGCCGCATTAGCATTGTTTCCTTTGCCTGCAACAGTTGCAATTAACAAAGAATGGGAAGAAGCAATAATACTACGATTCGGAAAGTTTCAGCGACTTGTTGGTCCAGGATTTTTCTTCAAATGGCCATATGTAGAAACATTCCTTAAACAAGACAAACGAATCATCAACCTAGATATTTCACACCAAGAAGTCATGACCAAAGACAACATCAGCGTAACAGTGGACGCCGTAGTTTTTGTTAAAATTGTCAACACCAAAGACAGCCTAGTAAACATACGAAACGTCTGGGACAGCGTCATGAAATATGCCCAAACAACCATGCGAGACGTAGTCGGAGAAATCGAACTAGACGAACTCCTAGCCCGCAGAGACGAAGTCGCAGACAAAATCGCCAACATAGTAGACCGCGAAACAAAAGATTGGGGAGTAGACATCACCTCTGTTAACCTGCAAACCATGGAACTGCCCGAAGACATGAAACGCGTAATCGCCCGACAAGCAGAAGCCGAACGAGAAAAACGAGCAGTAATCATCAAAAGCGAAGGAGAACTAACCGCAGCAGAAAATCTAGAAAAAGCAGTAAACAAAATGAGCAACCGAGCAATGTATCTGCGCTCCCTTTCAAGCCTTGAAGACATCAGCTTTGACCAAAGCAACACCATAGTATTTGCAGTACCCATGGACATCGTTAAAGGAGAAATCGTGGGAATGACTGCCCTTGCAGAGGCAACAAAAGCAAAGAAGAACCCAGAAAAACAATAAATAAAAAGAAAAAAGGCTTGTTTTGCTGCTAAATCATAACAGCAAAAAGCTTAAGCCAATACCTATTCCTACAAGACC
Encoded here:
- a CDS encoding TIGR04084 family radical SAM/SPASM domain-containing protein gives rise to the protein MFFHLLLTTNCDLQCKYCYGKSCDDIDAEFDFAVDYDVPAEINYDINQLTKFMEKDPQTVLIFYGGEPMLCLNQMKKIMDKVPAKQFNIQTNGLHLNKLEPDYLNRLTTIFVSLDGTEQLTDYYRGKGVYKKVINNIKTSRNNGFEGEIIARMTLMEQTDIYENVRWLLSNPDYSFSSVHWQLDAGFWKNDFAKRNFKEWTQTSYNPQLRKLTEFWVDTMETQGKVLRLYPLLGVMHSLLVNENSLLRCGSGWSNYSIQTDGHIIPCPAMSGMKDYYIGHIKDSHPLQLKQIYVTQPCTDCEIYEKCGGRCLYSNITKQWSNEAYALVCDTVKNHIEALKESLPRVQQLITDKTIRLSDFNYPKYDSCEIIP
- a CDS encoding SPFH domain-containing protein; its protein translation is MSQQPEYSRSPAPFVTFIIISLIFVALAVLNYPDPTAYLFGLLAALALFPLPATVAINKEWEEAIILRFGKFQRLVGPGFFFKWPYVETFLKQDKRIINLDISHQEVMTKDNISVTVDAVVFVKIVNTKDSLVNIRNVWDSVMKYAQTTMRDVVGEIELDELLARRDEVADKIANIVDRETKDWGVDITSVNLQTMELPEDMKRVIARQAEAEREKRAVIIKSEGELTAAENLEKAVNKMSNRAMYLRSLSSLEDISFDQSNTIVFAVPMDIVKGEIVGMTALAEATKAKKNPEKQ